A region of candidate division KSB1 bacterium DNA encodes the following proteins:
- a CDS encoding sigma-54 dependent transcriptional regulator, translating to MPPKLGKILVIDDDEDVLLAARLFLKQHAALVHTEKNPGLILTLLKNENYDVVLLDMNFTRDVSSGREGFYWLKQILEIDPAAVVVLITAYGDVEMAVRAIKEGATDFVLKPWQNEKLLATLSAAMNLRQSRLQVDQLRSRQQLLSADIDQHYQGFVGASPAMQKVFATIEKVAKTDANILILGENGTGKELVARELHRQSLRAREVFISVDMGALSETLFESELFGHVKGAFTDAREDRAGRFEAASGGTLFLDEIGNLSLPLQAKLLTALQSQQVTRLGSNKPQAIDIRLICATNLPIYELVARKEFRQDLLYRINTVEIHLPPLRERVEDIPLLVDHFLKIYARKYQKPVKPLHPATLRKLEKFSWPGNVRELQHAVERAVIMSDAPVLQPADFFLTAPEAKDDALVFEDFNLEDVEKVVIQKALSKHGGNISHAAKELGLTRAALYRRLEKYGL from the coding sequence ATGCCCCCAAAACTCGGAAAAATTCTGGTCATTGACGACGACGAAGACGTCTTGCTGGCGGCGCGTTTGTTTCTCAAGCAGCACGCCGCCCTCGTGCACACGGAAAAAAATCCGGGATTGATTTTGACGCTGCTGAAGAACGAAAATTATGACGTCGTTCTCCTCGACATGAATTTCACCCGCGATGTGAGCAGCGGCCGGGAAGGGTTTTATTGGCTCAAGCAAATCCTCGAAATCGATCCGGCTGCCGTCGTCGTTTTGATCACCGCCTACGGCGATGTGGAAATGGCGGTGCGCGCGATCAAGGAGGGGGCGACGGATTTCGTGCTCAAGCCCTGGCAAAACGAAAAACTGCTCGCCACGCTTTCGGCGGCGATGAATCTGCGGCAATCGCGCCTGCAAGTCGATCAACTGCGCTCGCGGCAGCAACTCTTGAGCGCGGACATCGATCAACATTATCAGGGTTTCGTCGGCGCCAGCCCGGCGATGCAAAAAGTTTTTGCGACGATTGAAAAAGTTGCCAAAACCGACGCCAACATTTTGATTTTGGGAGAAAACGGCACAGGAAAGGAGCTGGTGGCGCGCGAGCTGCATCGCCAGTCGCTGCGCGCCAGGGAAGTTTTCATCAGCGTCGACATGGGCGCGCTCAGCGAAACGCTTTTTGAAAGCGAGCTGTTTGGGCACGTCAAGGGCGCCTTCACCGACGCCAGGGAAGACCGCGCCGGACGCTTCGAGGCGGCCTCAGGCGGAACATTGTTTCTCGATGAAATCGGTAATCTCTCCCTGCCGCTGCAGGCCAAATTGCTCACCGCTTTGCAAAGCCAGCAGGTGACGCGTCTCGGTTCGAATAAACCGCAGGCCATCGACATTCGCCTGATTTGCGCCACCAATCTGCCGATCTACGAGCTGGTGGCACGCAAGGAATTTCGCCAGGATTTGCTGTACCGCATCAACACCGTCGAGATTCACCTGCCGCCGTTGCGCGAGCGCGTTGAAGATATTCCGCTGCTGGTCGATCATTTCCTGAAAATTTACGCCCGGAAATATCAGAAGCCGGTGAAGCCGCTCCATCCGGCGACTCTGAGAAAGCTGGAAAAATTTTCCTGGCCCGGCAACGTCCGCGAGCTGCAACATGCCGTCGAAAGAGCCGTCATTATGAGCGACGCGCCGGTTTTGCAGCCCGCCGATTTTTTTCTGACGGCGCCGGAGGCCAAAGACGACGCGCTGGTGTTCGAGGATTTTAATCTGGAGGACGTCGAAAAAGTGGTGATTCAAAAAGCTCTCAGCAAGCACGGCGGCAACATCAGCCATGCGGCGAAAGAATTGGGCTTGACCCGCGCCGCGCTGTATCGGCGACTCGAGAAATATGGTTTATAA
- a CDS encoding DUF3098 domain-containing protein, which yields MKEIKAKEIRRQVRKEPLKRQGLPFEAINYWLFAFGLAVIIIGYIALSQPPVDGFMSLTLAPILLVIGYCIIIPVAILYQKKKSLPPTNGKGA from the coding sequence ATGAAAGAGATCAAAGCCAAAGAGATTCGCCGCCAGGTTCGCAAAGAACCGCTGAAACGCCAGGGATTGCCGTTTGAGGCGATCAACTACTGGCTGTTCGCCTTCGGGCTGGCGGTGATTATCATCGGTTACATTGCCCTGTCGCAACCGCCGGTGGATGGGTTCATGTCGCTCACGCTGGCGCCGATTCTCCTGGTCATTGGTTATTGCATCATCATTCCGGTGGCGATTCTGTACCAAAAGAAAAAATCGCTGCCGCCGACCAATGGCAAGGGGGCTTGA